A DNA window from Takifugu flavidus isolate HTHZ2018 chromosome 15, ASM371156v2, whole genome shotgun sequence contains the following coding sequences:
- the LOC130539013 gene encoding LOW QUALITY PROTEIN: uncharacterized protein LOC130539013 (The sequence of the model RefSeq protein was modified relative to this genomic sequence to represent the inferred CDS: deleted 4 bases in 3 codons) translates to MKLNCCIPHQGVKGQMLMSVTPFPEQGVWADIYWGELEPETSPGVGVVALFQSWRPWLSMLSPFAPPVDPYHVTLFYDRENNEVYQDAFREKLQGNFWMITSPCLFVGPEGVAAQVDLTAEQNEWYEMAEEACPHVTLAIHAEHQAKDLGPMIKRLMSVTDWSSTQIPGLLYSPLEKSYKIMHTTTNSVILQHRQIQRFHGREKTDHPDSAQILNSLPETLWSSGPADVGLCSTVEPVTFSVSDYNPVWQSQYKHRPPAEEGIQETIEGLLISGVLEYSTSAWNTPILPVEKQEKGKYRMAHDLRRINSIVTTPTVPVPNPYTAISALSPSHKWFTCIDLANAFFCLPLDSAMRDIFSFTYKGRQLRYTRLPQGFILSPGIFNQTLRKLLKDLTLPEGVVLIQYVDDILLAATSAESVCGATEALLTHLWEKGFKVSRKKLQCCRRSVTFLGGVVSAQGTGVSPAHKSSILEHPKPETVKEMLSFLGLAGYSRHFIPAYSEKTTPLRAMVNEQGMRNLTARLTWTTEGEKAFIALKQALTTSACFAIPEYKDTFFLDVSEGEHTVNGVLFQKKGGERKVLMYASIMLDPIENRHPSCVRHVAGVAKLLKKTAHLVMGHALTVLTTHSVVSLVRSAAFTMTSLRQTRMDKILTAPHITYTHEGINMADGMGEGEPHRCEEKVKKDEKIRVDLKTEPLKDPDDEILFTDGCCFRHPQEGLKAAYAIVRQSEEGFEEVETGNLTGKESAQLAELKAVIRALEISKGKRVTIYTDSAYVVGAIHLELCQWLRAGFNTASGSPIKHEAEMRQLTQALMEPAEVAVVKCKGHSKENSLEGGGNEAADQAAKKAAGYKPSYNLLLAEKTVHEILPRYDRERLSSSRVQVPGTIYDHEHSVPIEVLVDSGADDNFIDSDFVKSHDIPTYELATPKDVHSDGKLIEWVTHKTEPLKLILSGNHHEHLDLYVITTSLNSVILGIPWLKLHNPHIDLSTATIRNWSNHCHAHCLKSALPARPYNCAIDLLPGATLPTKRLFQLAKLEREAMEKYIIPIQVSGSWSHSSLLVSRLNEITVKNKYSLPLIDSAFSPLHTAMVFSKLDLRNGYHLIRIRKGDPERQFVVEVDASDSGVGAVLSQSHPTDNKLHPCAFFSHTLSPAESNYDVGNRELLVVVQALQEWRHRLEGGTQPFIVWADYKNLAYLRTTRRLNSRQAHWALFLGRFRFTITYRSGSRNTKPDALSRQFSLEEREPSKETILDPECVLGEVHWWAEVQEALQGQMVPDGPLSRSASGNDTILTVVDRFSKAVHFVPLPKLPTALEMADLLVQHVFRLHGIPQDIVSDRGPQFTSQVWKVCCRALGTTSSLTSRYYPQSNGQTERANQSLASSLHCVASRLPGLTTTLVLPDPNRTGKDGGAQLTAGGPLPSIFTQLPASLNVHPVFHTSLLKPVTESSHQSPVPPPPSPRLIEGHPAYTVNRILDDVPGYLQLELIELQCDAECHNHYQQLPPINRQLDKDRFQDIRTFAKKMMSLFRSTYLCEKTFSIMNINKHCSSEASSQILSLRQGSSSVADYSIRFRILAARSGWNDVALQGVFTQGLSDDLKDELAAREQPETLEALIGLATRLDNRLRERRRQRRG, encoded by the exons atgaaattgaattgctgtattccacaccaaggtgtgaagggacagatGCTGATGAGTGTGACACCCTTTCCAGAACaaggggtgtgggcggacatttattggggagaacttgagcctgagacctcacctggtgtcggggttgtggcattgtttcagagctggaggccctggctgtcgatgctgagtccctttgccccgccagttgatccctatcatgtcactctattttatgaccgtgagaataatgaggtctatcaggatgcgtttagagaaaagttacaaggaaatttttggatgattacatcaccgtgtttgttcgtggggcctgagggtgtggctgcgcaggttgaccttactgctgaacaaaatgagtggtatgagatggctgaggaagcgtgtccccacgttacccttgccatccatgctgaacatcaggcaaaggaccttggtcctatgataaaaaggttaatgagtgtcacagattgGAGCTCTACTCAGATTCCTGGCCTGTTATATTCTCCTTTAGAAAAGAGTTACAAGATAATGCATACAACTACTAACTCAGTAATCTTACAACATCGACAGATTCAGAGgtttcatgggagagaaaagactgatcatCCGGACAGTGCACAAATTTTAAATTCACTTCCAGAAACTTTGTGGTCCTCTGGCCCGGCAGATGTGGGGTTGTGTTCTACTGTTGAGCCAGTGACATTCAGTGTCTCGGATTACAACCCTGTCTGGCAgagtcaatataaacacagaccacctgctgaggaaggcattcaggaaacaatagaagggctgttaatttctggggttcttgagtattccacttcagcatggaatactccgattttgccagttgagaagcaggaaaaagggaaatataggatggctcatgatttgagacgtattaattctatcgtgacaacacccacagtgccagttcccaacccatatactgcaatatcagctttgtctccttcccataaatggttcacatgtattgatctggctaatgcatttttttgtctccCACTTGACTCCGCTATGCGtgacatcttttctttcacatataaaggcagacaattacgatatacacgtttaccacagggatttattttatcccctggtattttcaatcagacattacggaagttgttgaaggacctcactctaccagaaggggtggtcttgattcaatatgttgatgacattttattggcGGCTACATCAGCTGAGTCT GTGTGTGGGGCAACAGAGGCACTCCTTAcgcatttgtgggaaaagggcTTTAAGGTCTCTAGAAAGAAGCTTCAGTGTTGTCGTCGCTCTGTGACGTTcttgggtggt gtggtttctgctcagggTACAGGTGTATCACCAGCTCATAAATCCTCTATCCTTGAACATCCTAAgccagagactgtaaaggaaatgttgtcatttctgggtcttgcGGGCTATAGTAGACACTTTATCCCTGCATactcagaaaagactacgcccctacgtgcaatggtgaatgaacagggaatgcgtaatttgacagctcggttgacatggacaactgagggagagaaagcgttcattgctcttaaacaggcactcacgacatctgcatgttttgccattccggaatataaagatactttctttttggatgtttctgaaggagaacatacagtaaatggtgttctctttcagaaaaaagggggtgaaaggaaagtattaatgtatgcaagtataatgctggaccccattgaaaacaggcacccatcgtgtgtaaggcatgtagcaggggtagcaaaacttttaaaaaaaacagcacatttagtgatgggtcacgctctgacagttcttacaacacatagtgtggtatcactggtcaggtcagcagcattcaccatgacctcacttaggcagaccaggatggacaagattttaacggcaccacatataacatacacacatgaagggatcaatatggcagatggcatgggagagggtgaaccacacagatgtgaagagaaagtgaagaaagatgaaaaaatcagagtagatcttaagacggagccgttaaaggatccagat gatgaaatactattcacagacggctgttgtttcagacacccacaagagggtctgaaagctgcctatgcaatagttagacagtcagaagaaggctttgaggaagtggaaacaggaaacctaacaggtaaagagtcagcacaacttgcagaattgaaggcagttattagagcattagaaatatcaaagggaaagagagtgaccatctatacagattcagcatatgtagtgggagcaatacacttagaactttgtcaatggttgcgggcaggttttaacacagcatcaggatctcctataaaacatgaggcagagatgaggcaactgacacaggcactcatggagccagcagaggtcgcagtcgtaaagtgcaaaggtcacagcaaagagaactctctggagggaggaggtaatgaggctgcagatcaggcagcaaagaaggcagcaggttataaaccaagttacaatttgttgttggcagagaaaacagttcatgaaattcttccaagatacgatagggaaagacttagtt CTTCAAGGGTCCAAGTTCCAGGGACGATCTATGACCATGAGCACTCGGTCCCCATTGAAGTGCTGGTAGACTCCGGTGCAGACGACAATTTCATTGACTCGGACTTTGTTAAATCTCACGACATTCCCACTTATGAACTAGCAACTCCAAAAGATGTACACTCGGACGGTAAACTAATAGAATGGGTAACACACAAAACGGAACCCCTGAAACTAATTCTCTCCGGGAACCACCACGAACACCTGGATCTGTACGTCATCACCACTTCTCTGAACTCCGTCATTCTGGGTATCCCCTGGCTCAAGCTCCACAACCCTCACATCGATTTGTCCACTGCAACCATCCGCAACTGGAGTAACCACTGCCACGCTCATTGCCTCAAATCAGCTCTGCCAGCCAG ACCTTACAACTGCGCCATAGACTTGCTTCCCGGCGCCACTCTCCCCACCAAAAGACTTTTTCAACTGGCCAAGCTGGAGCGGGAGGCCATGGAAAAATACATTATACCAATACAAGTCAGTGGCAGCTGGTCTCATTCGTCCCTCCTCGTCTCCC GACTGAACGAAATCACCGTAAAAAACAAGTACTCTCTCCCTCTGATTGACTCGGCCTTCAGCCCACTACACACAGCCATGGTGTTTTCCAAATTAGACTTGAGGAATGGCTACCACCTCATCAGAATCAGAAAGGGGG ATCCTGAGCGGCAGTTTGTGGTCGAGGTTGATGCCTCGGACTCCGGGGTTGGGGCTGTCCTTTCCCAGAGCCATCCCACCGACAACAAGCTTCACCCCTGCGCCTTCTTCTCGCACACTCTCTCTCCAGCGGAATCAAACTATGATGTGGGGAACCGGGAACTCCTAGTGGTGGTCCaggctctgcaggagtggaggcaccGGCTGGAGGGAGGGACCCAACCTTTCATCGTGTGGGCGGACTACAAAAATCTCGCCTACCTACGCACCACTCGTCGCCTGAACTCAAGACAGGCCCACTGGGCCTTGTTCCTAGGCAGGTTCCGCTTTACCATCACCTACCGCTCTGGCTCACGGAACACGAAGCCAGATGCACTCTCCCGCCAGTTCTccttggaggagagggagccctCCAAGGAGACCATCCTAGATCCGGAGTGTGTGCTGGGCGAGGTCCACTGGTGGGCGGAAGTTCAGGAAGCTCTCCAGGGACAGATGGTCCCAGATGGGCCCTTATCCAGAagcgcttctg GTAACGATACCATACTGACTGTGGTTGATCGCTTCTCCAAGGCAGTACATTTTGTTCCCCTCCCTAAACTCCCCACGGCCTTGGAAATGGCAGACCTTCTGGTACAGCATGTCTTCAGACTACATGGAATCCCTCAGGATATCGTGTCAGACCGCGGACCCCAGTTCACCTCGCAGGTGTGGAAGGTGTGCTGCCGGGCCCTGGGAACCACCTCCAGTCTCACTTCACGTTACTATCCTCAGTCCAATGGGCAGACTGAACGAGCAAATCAGAGCTTGGCGTCCTCTCTGCACTGTGTGGCCTCCCGCCTCCCGGGCCTCACAACTACCCTGG TTCTGCCGGACCCGAACCGCACTGGGAAGGACGGCGGAGCGCAACTGACGGCTGGCGGACCGCTGCCGAGCATCTTCACCCAACTACCAG CCTCCCTGAACGTCCATCCAGTGTtccacacctccctcctcaAACCTGTTACTGAAAGCTCCCACCAGTCTCCTGTGCCACCACCCCCTTCCCCACGTCTCATCGAAGGCCATCCGGCCTACACGGTCAACAGGATTCTGGAT GATGTTCCAGGctacctgcagctggagctcattGAGCTGCAGTGTGACGCGGAGTGTCACAATCACTACCAACAACTGCCTCCCATCAACCGCCAGCTAGACAAAGACAGGTTCCAAGATATTCGAACATTTGCTAAGAAAATGATGAGCTTGTTTCGCTCAACATACTTGTGCGAGAAGACTTTCTCAATTATGAACATTAACAAGCACTGC AGCAGCGAAGCGTCCTCCCAGATtctgtccctgcgccagggTTCCAGCTCTGTTGCTGACTACTCGATTCGTTTCCGCATCCTTGCTGCCCgaagcggctggaacgacgTGGCGCTTCAGGGAGTTTTTACACAGGGGCTTTCCGACGATCTGAAAGATGAGTTAGCAGCGAGGGAGCAGCCGGAGACCTTGGAGGCGCTCATCGGTCTGGCTACTCGATTGGACAATCGACTTCGGGAGCGACGCcggcagaggagaggatga